From Salvelinus fontinalis isolate EN_2023a chromosome 37, ASM2944872v1, whole genome shotgun sequence, the proteins below share one genomic window:
- the LOC129835976 gene encoding NLR family CARD domain-containing protein 3-like — MSLSVEREVGCPATKSGLSEGRDTKAKSPIKRKRPASPVPSCVSMKSDKSMSQPINFRKGDFSTEQSPIKQERPASPVPSCLSMKSDQSMEPPIMFREGDFSTEQRNQQERSESEILSGQSSQSHQTDLACIFRLLEENIMSFMKSELKIFKRILSPDLPEGFASQKQDKEVVDAEDEKHESSAREGALKITLHVLRKMNQKELANTLEKYELAVICQRELKSNLKKKFQCVFEGIAKQGNPTLLNKIYTELYITEGGTGEVNNEHELRQIETTTRKQARPETAIKGNDIFKPLTGQNKLIRTVLTKGVAGIGKTVSVQKFILDWAEGKANQDVQFVFSFPFRELNLMKEDKHTLIGLLNYFSMKTKESRISNYKKYKVLFIFDGLDECRLPLDFQKNKICWDVTESTSVDVLLTNLIKGNLLPSALIWITTRPAAANKIPSGCVDQVTEVRGFNDPQKEEYFRKRFSDEDLASRIISHIKTSRSLHIMCHIPVFCWISATVLEHMLKHKREEMPKTLTEMYTHLVVFHTKQNNEKYLGKEKTGPHWNKESILSLGKLAFQQLVKGNLIFYEEDLKEVGIDVNEASVYSGLCTQLFKEECGLYQNKVYCFVHLSIQEFLAAVYVLLSFINNNENLMDKLQTKDKPEVIFYKSAVDKALQSETGNLDLFLRFLLGLSLESNQKHLRGLLTNTRSSSQSHEETVKYIKKKIRKNPSPERCINLFHCLNELNDHSLLEEIQNYLSSGSLSRANLSPAQWSALVFVLMTSEKELDVFDLKKYSRSEEGLLRLLPVVKASRAALLSGCGVTEEGCASLVSVLSSNPSHLRELDLSNNDLKDSGVKLLSAGLGNLHCKLETLRLSCCLVTKEGCTSLASALRSNPSHLRELDLSNNDLKDSGVKLLSAGLGNPHCKLETLRLSGCLVTEEGCASLVSALRSNPSHLRELDLSYNLPGDSGVRLLSAGLEDPHYRLEKLNVEHGGENTMKPGLRKYVCDLTLDPNTVNRLLSLSEENRKVTRRTEKQPYPDHPERFEDCGQVLCREGLTGRCYWEVEWSGREAGIGVTYKRINRRGGCDDCCLGYNEMSWSLDCSDNSNTAWHNNNPTTIDVPSSSSHRVGVYLDWPAGTLSFYRASSGTLTHLYTFTSTFTEPLYPGFRLWDDYFGVWGDVSVSL; from the exons cccaatcaagcaggagagaccagcctcccctgtacccagctgtctgtccatgaagagtgaccagTCTATGGAACCTCCTATAAtgtttagagagggagacttctctactgaacaaag aaaccaacaggagagatcagagtcagagattctcagtggtcagtcttcccagagtcatcaaacagacctggcctgcatATTCAGA TTGCTTGAAGAGAATATTATGTCATTTATGAAGAGCGAGCTGAAGATCTTCAAGAGGATTCTTAGTCCAGATCTCCCAGAAGGCTTTGCTAGTCAGAAGCAGGATAAGGAAGTGGTGGATGCTGAAGATGAGAAGCATgagagcagtgccagagagggggctctgaagatcacactgcacgtcctgaggaaaatgaaccagaaggagcttgctaacacactggagaaat atgagcttgctgtgatttgccaacgtgaactcaaatctaatctaaagaagaagtttcaatgtgtgtttgaggggatcgctaaacaaggaaacccaacacttctcaataagatctacacagagctctacatcacagagggtggaacaggagaggtcaataatgaacatgagctgagacagattgagacaacaaccaggaaacaagCAAGACCAGAGACTGCAATCAAAGGTAACGACATCTTCAAACCCTTAACTGGACAAAACAAACTTATCAGAACTGTGTtgacaaagggagtcgctggcattggaaaaacagtctctgtgcagaagttcattctggactgggctgaaggaaaagcaaatcaggatgtccaatttgtattttcattcccttttcgggagctgaatttgatgaaagaggacaaacACACTTTGATTGGACTTCTTAATTACTTCTCAATGAAAACCAAAGAATCAAGAATCTCCAACTACAAGAagtacaaagttctgttcatctttgatggtctggatgagtgccgactgcccctagacttccagaagaacaagatctgttgggacgtcacagagtcaacctcagtggatgttctgctgacaaatctcatcaagggaaatctgcttccctctgctcttatctggataactacccgacctgcagcagccaataagatcccttcagggtgtgttgaccaggtgacagaggtacgaggattcaatgacccacagaaggaggagtacttcaggaagagattcagtgatgaggacctggccagcagaatcatctcacacataaagacatcaaggagcctccacatcatgtgccacattcctgtcttctgttggatttctgcaacagtccttgaacacatgctgaaacataagagagaagagatgcccaagactctgactgagatgtacacacaccttgtggtgTTTCATACTAAACAGAATAATGAAAAGTATCTTGGGAAAGAAAAGACAGGTCCACACTGGAAtaaagagagcattctgtcactgggaaaattggcttttcaacagcttgtgaaGGGCAATCTTATTTTCTATGAAGAAGACCTGAAAGAGGTtggcattgatgtcaatgaagcctcagtgtactcaggattgtgcacacagctctttaaagaggaatgtgggctgtaccagaacaaggtgtactgctttgttcatctgagcattcaggagtttctggctgctgtatatgtgctcctctcattcatcaacaacaatgagaatctaATGGACAAACTGCAAACAAAAGACAAGCCTGAAGTTATTTTCTACAAGAGTGCTGTGGACAAAGCCTTACAAAGTGAGACGGGAAACCTGGACCTTTTCCTCCGATTCCTTCTGGGCCTatcactggagtccaatcagaagcacttacGAGGTCTACTGACGAATACAAGAAGCAGCTCACAGAGCCATGAAGAAACAGTCAAGTACATAAAGAAGAAAATCAGGAAGAATCCTTCTCCAGAGAGGtgcatcaatctgttccactgtctgaatgaactgaatgaccattctctaTTGGAGGAGATCCAAAACTACCTGAGCTCAGGAAGTCTCTCTAGAGCCAACCTgtcacctgcacagtggtcagctctggtctttgtgttgatgacttcagaaaaggagctggatgtgtttgacctgaagaaatactccagatcagaggaaggtcttctgaggctgctgccagtggtcaaagcctccagagcTGCTCT GttgtcaggctgtggagtcacagaggaaggctgtgcttctctggtctcagttCTGAgctcaaacccctcacacctgagagagctggacctgagtaacaatgacctgaaggattcaggagtgaagctgctctctgctggactggggaatctccactgtaaactggagactctgag gctgtcatgCTGTCTAGTCACAAAGGAAGGCTGTACTTCTCTGgcctcagctctgaggtcaaacccctcacatctgagagagctggatctgagtaacaatgacctgaaggattcaggagtgaagctgctctctgctggactggggaatccccactgtaaactggagactctgag gctgtcaggctgtctagtcacagaggaaggctgtgcttctctggtctcagctctgagatcaaacccctcacacctgagagagctggacctgagctacaatctCCCAGGAGACTCcggagtcagactgctctctgctggactggaggatccacactacagactggagaaactcaa tgtggaacatggtggagagaacacaatgaaacctgggcttagaaaat atgtctgtgatctcacactggacccaaacacagtaaacagactcctctctctttctgaggagaacagaaaggtgacacGTAGGACAGAGAAGcagccgtatcctgatcacccagagagatttgaggactgtggacaggtgctgtgtagagagggtctgactgggcgctgttactgggaggtagagtggagtggtAGAGAGGCTGGtataggagtgacatataaaagaatcaacaggagaggagggtgtgaTGACTGCTGTCTTGGATACAATGAGATGTCCTGGAGTCTAGACTGCTCTGACAACAGTAACACTGCCTGGCACAATAATAATCCCACTACCATAGacgtcccctcctccagctcccacagagtaggagtgtatctggactggccagccggcactctgtccttctatagagcCTCCTCTGGCACACTGACACACCTGTAcacattcacctccacattcactgagcccctctatccagggtttaGGCTTTGGGATGACTACTTTGGGGTTTGGGGTGACGTCTCAGTGTCCCTGTGA